A region from the Benincasa hispida cultivar B227 chromosome 12, ASM972705v1, whole genome shotgun sequence genome encodes:
- the LOC120068104 gene encoding mannose-6-phosphate isomerase 1-like: MDEEDDNKLKKCRKKRLSGADRRKRLLRLKCCVQNYDWGVIGCNSQVARLFLLNSGCCSLDPRECYAEFWIGTHKSGPSFVVFGRDNNAGAAFGSKPLSLKDWISVDPGAVLGDKVARKWGGDLPFLFKVLSIEKALSIQAHPDKDLARSLNQAQPSIYKDDNHKPEMALALTGFEALCGFISSKELKVVLSSVPEIVELVQCADAEKFSHESEQDGKEKVKQLFESIFSQIMSSNKGIVREAICKLKRRLSLEKKKRQLSAKEQLILRLEGQYPADVGILAAFFLNYVELKPGEALYVGPNEPHAYISGECIECMATSDNVVRAGLTSKKRDVQALLSMLNYKQGFPEILQGVSLNEYTRKYAPPFDEFEVDRCILPQAASVSFPSVPGPSLFLVMSGKGTIVTGYSEEITFQEGEVLFVPAYMEVSITAAAIELHMYRAGVNNRFFGDL; this comes from the exons ATGGACGAGGAAGATGATAACAAATTGAAGAAGTGTAGGAAGAAGAGACTGTCAGGCGCCGACAGGAGGAAGCGGCTCCTTCGTCTCAAATGTTGTGTTCAAAACTACGATTGGGGGGTTATTGGGTGTAATTCCCAAGTCGCGAGGCTGTTTTTGCTCAATTCAGGTTGCTGCAGTCTCGATCCGAGGGAATGTTACGCCGAATTTTGGATTGGGACGCATAAATCGGGACCGTCTTTTGTTGTTTTTGGACGGGACAATAATGCCGGCGCTGCGTTTGGATCCAAACCCCTGAGTCTCAAGGATTGGATCTCCGTCGATCCGGGTGCTGTGCTTGGTGATAAAGTTGCGAGGAAATGGGGAGGCGATCTTCCCTTTCTCTTCAAG GTGCTGTCGATAGAGAAGGCTTTATCTATTCAGGCTCATCCAGATAAAGATTTGGCGAGATCCTTGAACCAAGCTCAACCAAGCATCTATAAAGATGATAATCACAAGCCTGAAATGGCTCTTGCATTGACTGGATTTGAGGCCCTCTGTGGGTTCATCAGCTCTAAG GAGCTCAAGGTGGTGCTTAGTAGCGTTCCTGAGATAGTAGAATTAGTCCAATGTGCAGATGCAGAGAAGTTCTCACATGAAAGTGAGCAAGATGGGAAGGAGAAAGTAAAACAGCTTTTTGAGTCTATATTTAGTCAGATCATGTCATCTAACAAGGGCATAGTTCGCGAGGCTATATGTAAACTAAAAAGGCGTCTTAGTTTGGAGAAAAAG aAGAGACAATTATCTGCCAAAGAACAATTGATTCTCAGACTAGAAGGTCAATATCCTGCTGATGTTGGTATACTAGCAGCATTCTTTCTCAACTATGTGGAGTTAAAACCAGGCGAAGCATTATATGTTGGTCCAAATGAACCCCATGCATATATATCTGGGGAATGCATCGAGTGTATGGCAACCTCTGACAATGTTGTTCGTGCCGGCCTTACCTCCAAAAAAAGAGACGTTCAAGCACTTCTTTCAATGCTCAACTACAAACAG GGTTTTCCTGAAATTTTGCAAGGAGTTTCCTTGAATGAGTACACGAGAAAGTACGCCCCTCCCTTCGATGAATTCGAAGTTGATCGCTGTATTCTTCCACAAGCTGCATCTGTGTCCTTCCCATCTGTCCCAGGACCATCTCTCTTTCTAGTGATGTCTGGAAAAGGGACAATTGTGACAGGCTATTCTGAAGAAATTACATTTCAAGAGGGTGAAGTTCTGTTTGTTCCAGCATATATGGAGGTCAGTATAACAGCTGCAGCTATAGAATTACATATGTACAGAGCTGGGGTCAACAACAGATTCTTTGGAGACTTGTGA